The Toxorhynchites rutilus septentrionalis strain SRP chromosome 3, ASM2978413v1, whole genome shotgun sequence genome includes a region encoding these proteins:
- the LOC129777156 gene encoding uncharacterized protein LOC129777156 isoform X3 translates to MNRSSIFVAPARNRITDLMTMADGSYDPMGHIQTGRQHPHSHHPVHHHHHHGSTGGGGGGGTFAQLEQLQQLHQRYLQQQQQQQHQHQHSQQFSPSSLENNNNLPSTANHNLFRSEQKKHKRKRLSAVLDKLHHNGAIVNHNNNNVGEMSYKIRRSVSRSSTEESAEDVFPYSASPRISVSPLRLNESDENNMNQIQIKQEPQQQHLYKQLQYMNPLAFFNYFPQQTKLLYQEIARQRSHSDSDVQQLPQKVPETTAPVVVATPELQQPQEYPLDLSMKSKPLLGSSSSLCEPVIKQEPKLTFTPPPHQHPLPSIVKGDVASNNTKKSAAACYNLNVSPVVEEMPPGSDVAYMCPVCGQLFSLQDRLAKHMASRHKSRSSSTDITKSYICEVCQRSFARSDMLTRHMRLHTGVKPYSCKLANTTISDFQRTHSFD, encoded by the exons ATCCTCTATTTTCGTTGCTCCGGCTCGCAACAGAATCACTGACCTAATGACTATGGCGGATGGTAGCTATGACCCAATGGGGCATATCCAGACGGGTCGTCAGCATCCTCACTCGCACCATCCAGTCCATCATCATCACCACCATGGAAGCAccggtggtggtggtggcggaGGTACATTTGCACAGCTGGAACAGCTGCAACAGCTCCACCAACGTTATcttcagcagcaacagcagcagcagcaccaacACCAACACAGTCAACAATTCTCGCCTTCGAGTTTAGAGAACAACAATAATCTCCCCTCGACAGCGAACCACAATCTGTTCCGCTCGGAGCAGAAGAAGCACAAACGGAAGCGACTGTCCGCGGTGCTGGACAAACTACATCACAACGGTGCGATTGTGaatcacaacaacaacaatgtggGCGAGATGAGCTACAAAATTCGCCGATCGGTGTCCAGATCGAGCACGGAAGAGTCCGCCGAGGATGTGTTCCCGTACTCGGCCAGCCCCCGGATCAGCGTGAGCCCGCTGCGTCTGAACGAATCGGACGAAAACAACATGAACCAAATCCAAATCAAGCAAGAACCCCAGCAACAACACCTGTACAAACAGCTGCAGTACATGAATCCGCTGGCGTTCTTCAACTATTTCCCCCAACAAACCAAGCTACTGTATCAGGAGATTGCCCGACAGCGGAGTCATTCCGATTCGGATGTGCAACAGCTTCCTCAGAAAGTGCCAGAGACTACCGCCCCGGTGGTGGTGGCGACACCGGAACTGCAGCAGCCGCAAGAGTACCCTCTGGATTTGTCCATGAAATCCAAACCTCTGTTGGGCAGCTCGTCTAGTCTTTGTGAGCCTGTGATCAAGCAGGAACCGAAGTTAACATTCACCCCGCCTCCGCACCAGCATCCGCTGCCGTCGATTGTGAAAGGTGACGTTGCCTCGAACAATACCAAAAAATCTGCGGCCGCCTGCTATAACCTGAATGTTTCGCCCGTCGTGGAGGAAATGCCCCCCGGGTCGGATGTCGCCTATATGTGTCCGGTCTGTGGACAGCTGTTCTCGCTGCAGGATCGGCTGGCAAAGCATATGGCATCCCGCCACAAGAGTCGTTCCAGCTCCACGGATATCACGAAATCCTACATCTGCGAGGTCTGTCAGCGATCGTTCGCTCGGTCCGATATGTTGACCCGTCATATGCGTCTTCATACGGGCGTTAAACCGTACTCTTGCAAG CTTGCCAACACAACTATTAGCGATTTCCAACGCACGCATTCCTTCGATTGA
- the LOC129777156 gene encoding chorion transcription factor Cf2 isoform X1 has product MNRSSIFVAPARNRITDLMTMADGSYDPMGHIQTGRQHPHSHHPVHHHHHHGSTGGGGGGGTFAQLEQLQQLHQRYLQQQQQQQHQHQHSQQFSPSSLENNNNLPSTANHNLFRSEQKKHKRKRLSAVLDKLHHNGAIVNHNNNNVGEMSYKIRRSVSRSSTEESAEDVFPYSASPRISVSPLRLNESDENNMNQIQIKQEPQQQHLYKQLQYMNPLAFFNYFPQQTKLLYQEIARQRSHSDSDVQQLPQKVPETTAPVVVATPELQQPQEYPLDLSMKSKPLLGSSSSLCEPVIKQEPKLTFTPPPHQHPLPSIVKGDVASNNTKKSAAACYNLNVSPVVEEMPPGSDVAYMCPVCGQLFSLQDRLAKHMASRHKSRSSSTDITKSYICEVCQRSFARSDMLTRHMRLHTGVKPYSCKVCGQIFSRSDHLSTHQRTHTGEKPYKCPQCPYAACRRDMITRHMRTHTRYDAQRNGSASGSPVGSPVGASMDQKPLLLPVVSLSSGANARAIKKETAFATGPGYVIETKTES; this is encoded by the coding sequence ATCCTCTATTTTCGTTGCTCCGGCTCGCAACAGAATCACTGACCTAATGACTATGGCGGATGGTAGCTATGACCCAATGGGGCATATCCAGACGGGTCGTCAGCATCCTCACTCGCACCATCCAGTCCATCATCATCACCACCATGGAAGCAccggtggtggtggtggcggaGGTACATTTGCACAGCTGGAACAGCTGCAACAGCTCCACCAACGTTATcttcagcagcaacagcagcagcagcaccaacACCAACACAGTCAACAATTCTCGCCTTCGAGTTTAGAGAACAACAATAATCTCCCCTCGACAGCGAACCACAATCTGTTCCGCTCGGAGCAGAAGAAGCACAAACGGAAGCGACTGTCCGCGGTGCTGGACAAACTACATCACAACGGTGCGATTGTGaatcacaacaacaacaatgtggGCGAGATGAGCTACAAAATTCGCCGATCGGTGTCCAGATCGAGCACGGAAGAGTCCGCCGAGGATGTGTTCCCGTACTCGGCCAGCCCCCGGATCAGCGTGAGCCCGCTGCGTCTGAACGAATCGGACGAAAACAACATGAACCAAATCCAAATCAAGCAAGAACCCCAGCAACAACACCTGTACAAACAGCTGCAGTACATGAATCCGCTGGCGTTCTTCAACTATTTCCCCCAACAAACCAAGCTACTGTATCAGGAGATTGCCCGACAGCGGAGTCATTCCGATTCGGATGTGCAACAGCTTCCTCAGAAAGTGCCAGAGACTACCGCCCCGGTGGTGGTGGCGACACCGGAACTGCAGCAGCCGCAAGAGTACCCTCTGGATTTGTCCATGAAATCCAAACCTCTGTTGGGCAGCTCGTCTAGTCTTTGTGAGCCTGTGATCAAGCAGGAACCGAAGTTAACATTCACCCCGCCTCCGCACCAGCATCCGCTGCCGTCGATTGTGAAAGGTGACGTTGCCTCGAACAATACCAAAAAATCTGCGGCCGCCTGCTATAACCTGAATGTTTCGCCCGTCGTGGAGGAAATGCCCCCCGGGTCGGATGTCGCCTATATGTGTCCGGTCTGTGGACAGCTGTTCTCGCTGCAGGATCGGCTGGCAAAGCATATGGCATCCCGCCACAAGAGTCGTTCCAGCTCCACGGATATCACGAAATCCTACATCTGCGAGGTCTGTCAGCGATCGTTCGCTCGGTCCGATATGTTGACCCGTCATATGCGTCTTCATACGGGCGTTAAACCGTACTCTTGCAAGGTATGTGGTCAGATCTTCTCCCGTTCCGATCATCTGTCCACCCATCAGCGAACACACACTGGCGAAAAACCGTACAAATGTCCCCAGTGTCCGTACGCGGCCTGCCGGCGGGATATGATCACGCGTCACATGCGAACCCACACCCGCTACGATGCCCAACGCAATGGCAGCGCCAGTGGATCCCCCGTGGGAAGCCCTGTTGGCGCCTCGATGGACCAGAAACCGCTGCTGCTGCCGGTGGTCAGCCTCAGTTCGGGTGCCAACGCTCGAGCCATCAAGAAAGAAACCGCCTTCGCCACCGGGCCAGGCTACGTTATCGAAACCAAGACTGAATCCTGA
- the LOC129777156 gene encoding chorion transcription factor Cf2 isoform X2 has product MTMADGSYDPMGHIQTGRQHPHSHHPVHHHHHHGSTGGGGGGGTFAQLEQLQQLHQRYLQQQQQQQHQHQHSQQFSPSSLENNNNLPSTANHNLFRSEQKKHKRKRLSAVLDKLHHNGAIVNHNNNNVGEMSYKIRRSVSRSSTEESAEDVFPYSASPRISVSPLRLNESDENNMNQIQIKQEPQQQHLYKQLQYMNPLAFFNYFPQQTKLLYQEIARQRSHSDSDVQQLPQKVPETTAPVVVATPELQQPQEYPLDLSMKSKPLLGSSSSLCEPVIKQEPKLTFTPPPHQHPLPSIVKGDVASNNTKKSAAACYNLNVSPVVEEMPPGSDVAYMCPVCGQLFSLQDRLAKHMASRHKSRSSSTDITKSYICEVCQRSFARSDMLTRHMRLHTGVKPYSCKVCGQIFSRSDHLSTHQRTHTGEKPYKCPQCPYAACRRDMITRHMRTHTRYDAQRNGSASGSPVGSPVGASMDQKPLLLPVVSLSSGANARAIKKETAFATGPGYVIETKTES; this is encoded by the coding sequence ATGACTATGGCGGATGGTAGCTATGACCCAATGGGGCATATCCAGACGGGTCGTCAGCATCCTCACTCGCACCATCCAGTCCATCATCATCACCACCATGGAAGCAccggtggtggtggtggcggaGGTACATTTGCACAGCTGGAACAGCTGCAACAGCTCCACCAACGTTATcttcagcagcaacagcagcagcagcaccaacACCAACACAGTCAACAATTCTCGCCTTCGAGTTTAGAGAACAACAATAATCTCCCCTCGACAGCGAACCACAATCTGTTCCGCTCGGAGCAGAAGAAGCACAAACGGAAGCGACTGTCCGCGGTGCTGGACAAACTACATCACAACGGTGCGATTGTGaatcacaacaacaacaatgtggGCGAGATGAGCTACAAAATTCGCCGATCGGTGTCCAGATCGAGCACGGAAGAGTCCGCCGAGGATGTGTTCCCGTACTCGGCCAGCCCCCGGATCAGCGTGAGCCCGCTGCGTCTGAACGAATCGGACGAAAACAACATGAACCAAATCCAAATCAAGCAAGAACCCCAGCAACAACACCTGTACAAACAGCTGCAGTACATGAATCCGCTGGCGTTCTTCAACTATTTCCCCCAACAAACCAAGCTACTGTATCAGGAGATTGCCCGACAGCGGAGTCATTCCGATTCGGATGTGCAACAGCTTCCTCAGAAAGTGCCAGAGACTACCGCCCCGGTGGTGGTGGCGACACCGGAACTGCAGCAGCCGCAAGAGTACCCTCTGGATTTGTCCATGAAATCCAAACCTCTGTTGGGCAGCTCGTCTAGTCTTTGTGAGCCTGTGATCAAGCAGGAACCGAAGTTAACATTCACCCCGCCTCCGCACCAGCATCCGCTGCCGTCGATTGTGAAAGGTGACGTTGCCTCGAACAATACCAAAAAATCTGCGGCCGCCTGCTATAACCTGAATGTTTCGCCCGTCGTGGAGGAAATGCCCCCCGGGTCGGATGTCGCCTATATGTGTCCGGTCTGTGGACAGCTGTTCTCGCTGCAGGATCGGCTGGCAAAGCATATGGCATCCCGCCACAAGAGTCGTTCCAGCTCCACGGATATCACGAAATCCTACATCTGCGAGGTCTGTCAGCGATCGTTCGCTCGGTCCGATATGTTGACCCGTCATATGCGTCTTCATACGGGCGTTAAACCGTACTCTTGCAAGGTATGTGGTCAGATCTTCTCCCGTTCCGATCATCTGTCCACCCATCAGCGAACACACACTGGCGAAAAACCGTACAAATGTCCCCAGTGTCCGTACGCGGCCTGCCGGCGGGATATGATCACGCGTCACATGCGAACCCACACCCGCTACGATGCCCAACGCAATGGCAGCGCCAGTGGATCCCCCGTGGGAAGCCCTGTTGGCGCCTCGATGGACCAGAAACCGCTGCTGCTGCCGGTGGTCAGCCTCAGTTCGGGTGCCAACGCTCGAGCCATCAAGAAAGAAACCGCCTTCGCCACCGGGCCAGGCTACGTTATCGAAACCAAGACTGAATCCTGA